In Daucus carota subsp. sativus chromosome 4, DH1 v3.0, whole genome shotgun sequence, one DNA window encodes the following:
- the LOC108216810 gene encoding cytokinin riboside 5'-monophosphate phosphoribohydrolase LOG1, with amino-acid sequence MGSEGEMKVVSKFGRICVFCGSSHGKKISYQDAAIQLAKELVSRNIDLVYGGGSIGLMGLISQAVHDGGRHVIGVIPKTLMPRELTGVTVGEVKAVADMHQRKAEMARHSDAFIALPGGYGTLEELLEVITWAQLGIHDKPVGLLNVDGYYNILLSFIDKAVEEGFINPNARHIIVSAPTAKELVKKLEDYVPRHEIVASKSNWETEQLAHPQAYNIS; translated from the exons atgggGAGTGAGGGTGAGATGAAGGTGGTATCAAAGTTCGGGAGAATATGTGTGTTTTGTGGGAGCAGCCATGGCAAAAAGATCAGCTATCAGGATGCTGCTATTCAGCTTGCCAAAGAACTG GTATCAAGAAACATTGATCTGGTGTATGGAGGGGGCAGCATTGGCCTAATGGGTTTGATTTCTCAGGCTGTTCATGATGGTGGGAGGCATGTCATTGG GGTGATTCCCAAGACTCTCATGCCCAGAGAG TTAACTGGTGTGACAGTAGGGGAAGTGAAGGCAGTAGCAGATATGCACCAAAGGAAAGCTGAAATGGCTAGGCACTCAGATGCTTTTATTGCCTTGCCAG GTGGTTATGGCACACTTGAGGAACTCCTTGAAGTAATCACTTGGGCTCAACTTGGTATCCATGATAAACCG GTGGGATTGCTTAATGTGGACGGTTACTACAACATTTTACTGTCATTTATTGACAAGGCTGTGGAGGAAGGCTTCATAAACCCGAATGCACGCCATATTATTGTGTCAGCACCAACAGCAAAGGAGTTGGTCAAGAAATTGGAG GATTATGTTCCTCGCCATGAGATAGTTGCTTCGAAGTCCAACTGGGAGACAGAGCAACTTGCCCACCCTCAAGCATATAATATCTCATGA